A region of Anoplopoma fimbria isolate UVic2021 breed Golden Eagle Sablefish chromosome 24, Afim_UVic_2022, whole genome shotgun sequence DNA encodes the following proteins:
- the LOC129113782 gene encoding glycerophosphodiester phosphodiesterase domain-containing protein 5-like — protein sequence MAATLSPLQFGQLRGLRAKLLRRYDHRPLVSCLSGLYGCRWRRYERSCTRPGDCCCNKLEGVSFVLLVATFCLTLVFLYFWGQAKNDYNDFDWFNFGNLGFWFPWSMVLLTIAAAFFTYVTVLMLLAVCLLSEGQKLYLHWSHKIGILVSLTFSIVATAVLSDLWSKEWTTLLLSFQVTAPYLHVGGVLLMTALAWPIALHFFRMNSRVRRGLIMGVYLSILSALYLVPLGLYSPCIKEDGTLGPAPALIGHRGAPMLAPENTLMSFEKAVEAGSEGLETDVTISVDGIPFLMHDHTLRRTTNIHQVFPNRTDTPAAMFTWAELEGLNAGAWFLSHNPFGTAGSLGAADRVQAGKQTICSLQAFLQLAAHRDKRVIFDLYRPPRGHPYRDTWIQRTLEVVQNESSIHSSQVLWLPSDLRALVQEMDPELQQTSGSRLPLEELQSNNIVNLNLHYSSMSTELTSEYAAANISTNLYVISQPWLFSLAWCAGVQSATTNAPQLLGNMSSPLFLMSPDEYNLMWILTDLLSLVLIVIIFIFHWWRERRLSFCSSSKITLDNGTYSKFKTDLHIPVSCSGFPISCLPVHSLSRQTQLPIPLSSSTGSSQEHSPSVLPVCHYLHPGNQVLQ from the exons atgGCGGCCACGTTGTCCCCGCTGCAGTTCGGTCAGCTGCGCGGTCTTCGTGCCAAACTGCTGCGGCGCTACGACCACCGGCCGCTGGTCTCGTGTCTGTCCGGGCTGTACGGCTGCAGGTGGAGACGCTACGAGAGGAGCTGCACCCGACCGGGAGACTGCTGCTGCaacaag CTGGAAGGTGTCAGCTTTGTGTTGCTGGTGGCCACTTTCTGCTTGACGCTGGTGTTTCTCTACTTCTGGGGACAAGCGAAGAACGACTACAACGACTTTGACTG GTTTAACTTTGGGAACCTTGGATTCTGGTTTCCTTGGTCTATGGTGCTGCTGACCATCGCTGCAGCATTCTTCACCTACGTCACTGTACTCATG CtgctggctgtgtgtttgttgtcagaGGGCCAGAAGCTTTACTTACACTGGAGTCACAAG ATTGGGATCCTGGTGAGTTTGACTTTCTCCATCGTCGCCACCGCCGTCTTATCTGACCTGTGGAGTAAAGAGTGGACGACTTTACTACTTTCCTTCCAG GTAACGGCACCTTATCTACATGTGGGCGGAGTCTTACTTATGACGGCGTTGGCTTGGCCGATAGCTTTGCATTTCTTTCGCATGAACAGCAGAG tgaggCGGGGCCTGATCATGGGGGTGTACCTGTCCATCCTGTCGGCCCTCTACCTGGTGCCCCTCGGTTTATATTCTCCTTGTATCAAAGAGGACGGGACCCTGGGCCCCGCACCGGCCCTCATCGGCCACAGAGGAGCACCCATG CTCGCTccagaaaacacactgatgtCGTTTGAGAAGGCCGttgaagcaggaagtgaagGTCTGGAGACGGACGTCACTATCAG CGTTGATGGGATCCCGTTCCTGATGCATGACCACACGCTGCGACGGACCACCAACATCCACCAGGTCTTCCCCAATCGGACGGACACTCCGGCTGCCATGTTCACCTGGGCCGAGCTGGAGGGCCTGAACGCCGGAGCCTGGTTCCTCTCC CACAATCCGTTCGGTACAGCTGGCTCTCTGGGAGCAGCAGACCGAGTGCAGGCGGGAAAGCAGACCATCTGCAGCCTGCAGGCCTTCCTCCAGCTGGCAGCTCACAGGGACAAACGGGTGATCTTTGACCTCTACCGTCCTCCCAGAGGTCACCCGTACAGGGACACCTGGATCCAACGCACGCTGGAGGTCGTCCAGAACGAGTCCTCCATTCACTCCTCCCAG GTGCTGTGGCTGCCCTCAGATCTGCGAGCTCTGGTCCAGGAAATGGACCCCGAGCTCCAGCAGACGTCGGGCAGTCGTCTCCCTCTAGAGGAGCTCCAGAGCAACAACATTGTCAACCTCAACCTGCACTACAGCTCCATGTCCACTGAGCtcaccag TGAGTATGCTGCAGCGAACATCTCCACCAACCTGTATGTGATCAGCCAGCCGTGGCTCTTCTCTCTGGCCTGGTGTGCCGGCGTCCAGTCCGCCACCACCAACGCTCCACAGCTGCTCGGCAACATGAGCTCGCCCCTCTTCCTCATG aGTCCAGACGAGTACAACCTGATGTGGATTCTCACGGACCTGCTGTCCCTCGTTCTGAtcgtcatcatcttcatctttcaCTG GTGGAGAGAACGACGACTGTCTTTCTGCTCGAGCAGCAAAATCACGCTGGACAACGGAACCTACAGCAAGTTCAAAACAG ATCTCCACATCCCTGTCAGCTGTTCTGGATTCCCGATCTCCTGCCTCCCTGTTCACTCTCTCAGCCGTCAAACACAGCTCCCCATCCCCCTCTCCTCATCCACTGGATCATCTCAGGAACATTCACCCTCGGTCTTGCCCGTCTGCCATTATCTCCATCCTGGAAACCAAGTTTTGCAATAA